One stretch of Miscanthus floridulus cultivar M001 chromosome 18, ASM1932011v1, whole genome shotgun sequence DNA includes these proteins:
- the LOC136524658 gene encoding uncharacterized protein — protein sequence MASVRVDPKEPAAPGGVAEAAPTRSDGVVMPFVTEAPGASGAEAMEAPAPTTAETAVSTVGVSASAEATMAEAGAPETVEAVIVEAGAPEVTMAIVMAVRPSVQEVEMQAAEASAVPLAQGPPLLRESARETEVYPISSDDTSRAREVVDTEETDCRGATAPLLDEGSSALVRVRPEPRGWDHPRSTTSALPPQELETRSLGSQVFLRRERGIWDQLQRQRGLLADANELLSARSAEVEDLRLRCADAKVEAAAAQTQLAPLAAQIKELEEELTYTVYDRDAFRS from the exons ATGGCGTCGGtaagggtcgacccaaaggaaccGGCCGCCCcaggaggggttgccgaggcggcccctacacggtcGGATGGGGTCGTCATGCCCTTTGTTAccgaggctcccggggcctccggggctgaggcgatggaggccccGGCGCCCACGACCGCTGAGACCGCAGTGTCCACGGTCGGTGtttctgcgtctgccgaggccacaatggcggaggccggagcccccgagaccgttgAGGCCGTGATtgtagaggccggagcccccgaggtgaccatggccatcgTGATGGCGGTGAGGCCATCTGTGCAGGAGGTggagatgcaggcggcggaggcctcggccgtgcccttggctcagggcccgccgttgttgcgggagagcgcccgggagacggaggtctatccgatttcctccgacgatacttcccgggcgcgggaggtggttgACACCGAGGAGACCGACTGCCGTGGAGCAACCGCGCcgctcttggacgagggaagctcggccctcgtgcgggtgcgacccgagccccgcgggtgggatcacccgcgg TCCACGACCTCTGCTCTGCcccctcaggagctcgagacccggtccctcggaaGTCAGGtcttcctccggcgggagaggggaatctgggaccagcttcagcggcagaggggccttcttgccgatgctaacgagcttctatcggcacgaagcgcggaggtggaggacctccgccttcgctgtgccgacgcgaaggtcgaggcggccgcAGCCCAGACacagctcgcccccttggcggcgcagatcaaggagctagaggaggagcttacctACACCGTCtatgatcgggatgccttcagatccTAG